The Verrucomicrobiales bacterium genome window below encodes:
- a CDS encoding cbb3-type cytochrome c oxidase subunit I — translation IPEEVERELEWPKLAWLQYFSLLIVGVIAVGCYHFNIWEGRKFLEIPRPLDYLVVVNVLMFIANIGVTMWKGKRSTTTSMVLFMGLLFAALLYLPGMVQVRNQTVDSFYRWWVVHLWVEGVWELIMGGMLCYLLIKLTGVDREVVEKWLYLIVGLTFLSGILGTGHHYYYIGTPRYWLIVGGIFSALEPLAFLGMAIYALAMAKRGERKHPNRIALTWSLGCAVMSFVGAGFLGMAHTLPQVNMYTHGTLVTAMHGHLAFWGAYAMIVLAMIAYALPLMTGRKLWDTPLASWAFWTSNIGMLGMTGALAVAGITQVNLERRMGLDFMLVQKEIQVHFIGMLLAAALFTVGIGMFIVTFFRHGLPNDEALGTDVAGDLVAVGK, via the coding sequence CATCCCGGAGGAAGTCGAACGCGAGCTAGAATGGCCCAAGTTGGCCTGGTTGCAGTATTTCTCGCTGTTGATTGTCGGCGTGATCGCCGTGGGCTGTTACCACTTCAACATCTGGGAAGGCCGCAAATTCCTCGAAATCCCGCGTCCACTGGACTACCTCGTGGTGGTCAACGTGCTGATGTTCATCGCGAACATCGGAGTGACGATGTGGAAAGGCAAGCGGAGCACGACCACCTCCATGGTCCTCTTCATGGGTCTGCTGTTCGCAGCGTTGCTCTATCTGCCCGGAATGGTTCAGGTCCGAAACCAAACCGTCGATTCCTTCTACCGCTGGTGGGTGGTGCATCTTTGGGTGGAGGGGGTCTGGGAACTCATCATGGGGGGCATGCTTTGCTACCTGCTCATCAAGCTAACGGGCGTCGACCGGGAGGTGGTGGAGAAATGGCTCTACCTCATCGTCGGGCTCACCTTCCTTTCCGGAATTCTCGGCACCGGACATCATTACTACTACATCGGGACACCTCGCTACTGGCTTATCGTGGGCGGAATCTTTTCCGCCCTGGAGCCGCTGGCTTTTTTGGGAATGGCGATCTATGCGCTGGCGATGGCCAAACGCGGGGAGCGCAAGCACCCAAACCGGATCGCGCTAACCTGGTCGCTGGGATGCGCCGTGATGTCCTTCGTGGGAGCGGGCTTCCTGGGCATGGCTCACACACTGCCGCAGGTCAACATGTATACCCACGGGACCCTGGTTACCGCCATGCACGGTCATCTGGCTTTCTGGGGGGCTTACGCGATGATCGTCCTGGCCATGATAGCCTACGCGCTGCCCCTCATGACGGGACGCAAGCTCTGGGACACTCCTTTGGCAAGCTGGGCGTTCTGGACCTCCAACATCGGCATGCTAGGCATGACGGGGGCATTGGCGGTCGCCGGAATCACTCAGGTGAACTTGGAACGCCGCATGGGACTCGATTTCATGCTGGTGCAAAAGGAAATCCAGGTTCACTTCATCGGCATGCTTTTGGCCGCGGCGCTGTTCACCGTAGGCATCGGCATGTTCATCGTGACGTTCTTCCGACATGGACTACCCAATGATGAAGCCCTTGGGACCGACGTGGCCGGGGATCTGGTCGCGGTTGGCAAATGA